One genomic segment of Natrononativus amylolyticus includes these proteins:
- a CDS encoding indoleamine 2,3-dioxygenase: MDHTSGAVLSAYGIDERRGFLPEEDPLTRFEPAGDGAVDAYLRRLDEFGERLPSLLAEGELRPLVEDLETPPDGLLEGLSDRETVRLCLLSGFLASGYVNRIGADPVDRLPAGVAVPLYRSSRRLGRKPILSYDLLCLHNFRRRDPDGGLVLGNLETVQQFTDLADERWFVVVHVAIEAAAGPALVACARAQAAIRGDDPTALEAALETIADSLERQTSIMRRMTEENEPTAFATEYRPYYNGFDELVYEGVGELEGAQTYRGGSGAQSCALPSIDATLGIEHETTELIEKLLDMRTYMPEKHRSVVEAFDADVDVRPYVAAQGDDELSAAFNRCIEALQTFRLVHFGQVIQYIRAVTGETTGTGGTDYMSFLGEMEDETGTHKV, translated from the coding sequence GTGGCTTTCTTCCCGAAGAGGACCCGCTCACGCGGTTCGAGCCCGCCGGCGACGGCGCCGTGGACGCGTACCTCCGTCGCCTCGACGAGTTCGGCGAGCGGCTCCCGTCGCTGCTCGCCGAGGGCGAACTGCGACCGCTCGTCGAGGATCTCGAGACGCCGCCCGACGGGCTGCTCGAGGGGCTCTCCGACCGCGAGACCGTCCGGCTCTGCCTGCTCTCCGGCTTCCTCGCGAGCGGCTACGTCAACCGGATCGGTGCCGACCCCGTCGACCGGCTGCCCGCCGGCGTGGCCGTTCCGCTGTACCGCAGTTCGAGGCGCCTCGGCCGGAAGCCGATCCTCTCGTACGACCTGCTCTGTCTGCACAACTTTCGCCGCCGCGACCCCGACGGGGGACTCGTCCTCGGGAATTTAGAGACCGTCCAGCAGTTCACCGACCTCGCGGACGAACGCTGGTTCGTGGTCGTCCACGTCGCCATCGAGGCCGCGGCCGGACCGGCGCTGGTCGCCTGCGCCCGCGCCCAGGCGGCGATTCGTGGAGACGACCCGACCGCTCTCGAGGCGGCCCTCGAGACGATCGCCGACTCCCTCGAGCGCCAGACATCGATCATGCGCCGGATGACCGAGGAGAACGAGCCGACCGCGTTCGCCACCGAGTACCGCCCCTACTACAACGGCTTCGACGAGCTGGTGTACGAGGGCGTCGGCGAACTCGAGGGCGCACAGACCTACCGCGGCGGTTCCGGCGCCCAGAGCTGCGCGTTGCCGTCGATCGACGCCACTCTCGGGATCGAACACGAGACGACGGAACTGATCGAAAAACTGCTGGATATGCGGACGTACATGCCCGAGAAACACCGCTCGGTCGTCGAGGCGTTCGACGCGGACGTCGACGTCCGCCCCTACGTCGCGGCACAGGGCGACGACGAACTTTCGGCCGCGTTCAACCGCTGTATCGAGGCGCTCCAGACGTTCCGGCTGGTCCACTTCGGCCAGGTCATCCAGTACATCCGGGCGGTGACCGGCGAGACGACCGGCACCGGCGGCACCGACTACATGTCGTTCCTCGGCGAGATGGAGGACGAGACGGGCACTCACAAGGTGTGA
- a CDS encoding gamma-glutamyltransferase family protein, with protein sequence MTTPLRRREFLAGSGGVGLAGVAGCLEAAEDGPGAADDGAVEHPSADAAAIVSQHRLATDAGLEVLEGGGTAADAAVAVACALSVVEPWFSSALGGGTWALYYDAEVEEVTSVDGVGPVGAEATVEDFEERAGDDGIHQAIVPGAWDGWMLWLERYGALDLAEVLAPAIDLGREGYPISPEMAGWLDRGADEIGDRSAAAAIYAPNGEFLEEGDTVYQREMADTFESLAEVYADRLDEGESEAIQAARDHFYRGPIADAIVEYADEHGGYLTREDFRGFEAEIVEPISIEYGDVEVYQNPPNSQGITQLLALNKLAAHDFSGLESDDADAVHAQVEAIKLAFADRYHHVGDPDRVDVPVDELLSEEYAASQRDRIEMDEAREWPIDSGIESTDADHTTTFHVVDGNGNAAAVTTSLGAQFLVIGDTGIHINNRMRMLAVDEGNPNRLTPGYKVRHTSNPYMALRDGRPYVLGGNTGVDTQPQGQTQQFLHVVEFGLDAQEAIDHPRFVSTAFPSTQYPYEYENTVQVESDYPSALIEELENRGHDVEEGGSFGSATMIVVDEDGDRVQVGAEPRISTAEGRVSPPDEG encoded by the coding sequence ATGACCACCCCACTCCGCCGACGCGAGTTTCTCGCGGGAAGCGGCGGCGTCGGACTCGCGGGCGTCGCCGGCTGTCTCGAGGCGGCGGAAGACGGTCCCGGGGCGGCGGACGACGGAGCCGTCGAACACCCGAGCGCCGACGCCGCGGCGATCGTCTCCCAGCACCGCCTCGCTACCGACGCGGGACTCGAAGTGCTCGAGGGGGGCGGGACGGCAGCCGACGCCGCCGTCGCCGTCGCCTGTGCGCTCAGCGTCGTCGAACCCTGGTTCTCCTCCGCGCTGGGCGGTGGCACCTGGGCGCTGTACTACGACGCCGAGGTCGAGGAGGTGACCAGCGTCGACGGCGTCGGCCCCGTCGGCGCCGAGGCGACGGTCGAGGACTTCGAAGAGCGGGCGGGCGACGACGGCATCCACCAGGCGATCGTCCCCGGCGCCTGGGACGGCTGGATGCTGTGGCTCGAGCGCTACGGCGCCCTCGACCTCGCGGAGGTGCTGGCGCCGGCGATCGACCTCGGCCGGGAGGGGTATCCCATCAGTCCGGAGATGGCGGGCTGGCTCGATCGAGGGGCCGACGAGATCGGCGATCGGTCGGCCGCGGCGGCGATCTACGCGCCCAACGGCGAGTTCCTCGAGGAGGGCGACACCGTCTACCAGCGCGAGATGGCCGACACGTTCGAGTCGCTCGCCGAGGTCTACGCCGACCGCCTGGACGAGGGCGAGAGCGAGGCGATCCAGGCGGCGCGGGACCACTTCTACCGCGGGCCGATCGCCGACGCGATCGTCGAGTACGCCGACGAGCACGGCGGCTATCTCACCCGCGAGGACTTCCGGGGGTTCGAGGCGGAGATCGTCGAGCCGATCTCGATCGAGTACGGCGACGTGGAGGTGTACCAGAACCCGCCGAACAGCCAGGGGATCACCCAACTCCTGGCGCTGAACAAGCTGGCGGCCCACGACTTCTCCGGGCTCGAGTCCGACGACGCCGACGCCGTCCACGCCCAGGTCGAGGCGATCAAGCTCGCCTTCGCGGACCGCTATCACCACGTGGGCGACCCGGATCGGGTCGACGTCCCTGTCGACGAGCTGCTCTCCGAGGAGTACGCGGCGAGCCAGCGCGACCGGATCGAGATGGACGAGGCGCGGGAGTGGCCGATCGACTCCGGGATCGAGAGCACCGACGCCGACCACACAACCACGTTTCACGTCGTCGACGGGAACGGCAACGCGGCGGCGGTGACGACCAGCTTGGGCGCGCAGTTCCTCGTCATCGGCGACACCGGTATCCACATCAACAACCGGATGCGGATGCTCGCGGTCGATGAGGGCAATCCCAACCGACTCACCCCCGGTTACAAGGTGCGTCACACGTCGAACCCCTACATGGCGCTGCGCGACGGGCGACCGTACGTTCTGGGCGGGAACACCGGCGTCGACACCCAGCCCCAGGGCCAGACCCAGCAGTTCCTCCACGTCGTCGAGTTCGGCCTCGACGCCCAGGAAGCGATCGACCACCCGCGGTTCGTCAGCACCGCGTTCCCCTCCACGCAGTACCCATACGAGTACGAGAACACCGTGCAGGTGGAGTCCGACTACCCGTCGGCGCTGATCGAGGAACTCGAGAACCGCGGCCACGACGTCGAGGAGGGGGGCTCGTTCGGCTCGGCGACGATGATCGTCGTCGACGAGGACGGAGACCGCGTGCAGGTCGGCGCCGAACCGCGGATCTCCACCGCCGAGGGACGAGTTTCGCCGCCGGACGAGGGGTAA
- a CDS encoding class I SAM-dependent methyltransferase: MSDQARQLSGWQLEENAAEAYERYFVPAIFAPWAERLVEAAGPREGDRVLDVACGTGVVARSTVSRVGEGGSVVGLDVNEGMLAVAEKTAADVRPPIEWRRGDATDLPFSEGSFDVVCCQQALQFFDDPAAALEEMRRVLVPGGRLALSVWRPLEYNPGYVVLVEALERHVGDEAGAMMRSPFPEWGIADLREIVSEAGFDAGTITVQVGSVRYPSIEEFVRREVASSPLAAQLADEAVREPLVREVEGALEEYADDEGVVSPMESYVVTAGR, translated from the coding sequence ATGAGCGATCAGGCACGTCAACTGTCGGGCTGGCAACTAGAAGAGAACGCCGCGGAGGCGTACGAACGATACTTCGTTCCGGCCATTTTCGCCCCGTGGGCCGAACGGCTCGTCGAGGCCGCCGGTCCGCGCGAGGGAGATCGCGTCCTCGACGTCGCCTGCGGAACCGGCGTCGTAGCTCGATCCACCGTCTCGCGGGTCGGCGAGGGCGGATCCGTAGTCGGACTCGACGTGAACGAGGGGATGCTCGCCGTCGCGGAGAAGACCGCTGCGGACGTTCGGCCCCCGATCGAGTGGCGACGGGGGGACGCGACGGATCTGCCCTTTTCGGAGGGGAGCTTCGACGTCGTCTGTTGCCAGCAGGCGCTCCAGTTCTTCGACGATCCGGCCGCCGCGCTCGAGGAGATGCGCCGCGTCCTCGTTCCGGGCGGGCGCCTGGCGCTCAGCGTCTGGCGGCCGCTCGAGTACAACCCCGGTTACGTCGTACTGGTCGAGGCGCTAGAACGGCACGTCGGCGACGAGGCCGGGGCGATGATGCGCTCGCCGTTCCCCGAATGGGGGATCGCCGACCTCCGGGAAATCGTCTCCGAGGCAGGGTTCGACGCCGGGACGATCACCGTCCAGGTCGGATCGGTGCGGTACCCCTCGATCGAAGAGTTCGTGCGCCGGGAAGTCGCGAGTTCGCCGCTGGCCGCGCAGCTCGCCGACGAAGCCGTTCGAGAGCCGCTCGTCCGCGAGGTGGAGGGCGCGCTCGAGGAGTACGCCGACGACGAGGGCGTCGTCTCACCCATGGAGTCGTACGTCGTCACCGCCGGCCGGTAG
- a CDS encoding alpha/beta hydrolase: protein MADASDELDPQLAAVVEEIQAAGVPPWHAMAVESARRVEDEVFSAGGGPEMRSVRDLKIDGPGGPIPIRAYRPDVENPPTVVFYHGGGWTLGTLDSADDICREIAARSGSLVCSVDYHLAPEHPFPAPLDDAHAALEWAAEYADSLGGDPDRLAVAGTSAGGNLAAATALRVRPDGPDGTIPLAGQFLLYPITDRAFDTDSYREHGDGPLLTEADMRWFWNQYLRSPVDAANPFTAVLRAPDCSGVAPATVLTGGHDVLRDEGAAYAERLEADGVPVHHAHYPSLAHGFLSLTDAVEAADAAMDDLAERMRAALG from the coding sequence ATGGCAGACGCGAGCGACGAACTCGATCCACAGCTTGCAGCGGTCGTCGAGGAGATCCAGGCGGCGGGCGTGCCGCCCTGGCACGCGATGGCCGTCGAGAGCGCCCGCCGGGTCGAAGACGAGGTCTTTTCGGCGGGCGGCGGCCCCGAGATGCGATCCGTGCGGGACCTGAAGATCGACGGCCCCGGGGGGCCGATCCCGATCCGGGCCTACCGCCCCGACGTCGAGAACCCGCCGACGGTCGTGTTCTACCACGGCGGCGGCTGGACCCTCGGCACGCTGGACTCGGCCGACGACATCTGCCGGGAGATCGCCGCGCGATCGGGGAGTCTGGTCTGCTCGGTCGACTACCACCTCGCGCCCGAGCACCCGTTTCCCGCACCCCTCGACGACGCCCACGCGGCCCTCGAGTGGGCCGCAGAGTACGCCGACAGCCTCGGCGGCGACCCCGATCGCCTCGCCGTCGCTGGCACCAGCGCCGGCGGCAACCTGGCAGCCGCGACGGCGCTGCGGGTGCGCCCGGACGGTCCCGACGGGACGATCCCGCTCGCGGGCCAGTTCCTGCTGTATCCGATCACCGACCGCGCCTTCGACACCGATTCCTACCGCGAGCACGGCGACGGGCCGCTGCTCACCGAGGCCGATATGCGCTGGTTCTGGAACCAGTACCTCCGGAGCCCGGTCGACGCGGCGAACCCCTTCACGGCGGTGCTGCGCGCGCCGGATTGTTCCGGGGTTGCCCCGGCGACGGTGCTCACGGGCGGTCACGACGTGCTCCGCGACGAGGGTGCCGCGTACGCAGAGCGACTCGAGGCCGACGGCGTTCCCGTCCACCACGCTCACTACCCGTCGCTGGCCCACGGCTTTCTGAGCCTCACGGACGCCGTCGAGGCGGCCGACGCGGCGATGGACGACCTCGCAGAGCGGATGCGGGCGGCACTCGGGTGA
- the kynU gene encoding kynureninase, which yields MDSSTGEDGATERDHRTGADYARERDEADPLAAFRGRFDVPDAHYMDGNSLGPVSDAAVASLERAVEEWRELAIRGWTDAEPPWFYYGERLGDELAPLVGAREDEVVVGNSTTVNIHTLIGTFLDALERGEVGETDARAVLVNDLDFPTDHYAIRAQLRQRGLDPDEHCHLVESRDGRTIETDDIVAAMDEEDVGIVFMPSVLYRSGQLLDVERITEAAHERGILAGFDLAHSIGAVPHELSAVGVDFAVWCSYKYMNAGPGAIAGLYVNEDHFGLTPALAGWWGHHKETQFELNLEYTPAETAGAWQIGTIPVLSAAPLEGAIEITREAGIEAIREKSLELTSYLISLTDEHLADRGVSVGTPREPERRGGHVALEHADAYRISQALRDRGIVVDFRPPNVIRVCPAPLYTGYRDVREVVDAVAEIVDEAEYEEYERQGDGVT from the coding sequence ATGGACTCGAGTACGGGCGAGGACGGGGCGACGGAGCGCGATCACCGGACCGGTGCCGACTACGCCCGCGAGCGCGACGAGGCGGACCCGCTCGCGGCCTTTCGGGGTCGGTTCGACGTCCCCGACGCCCACTACATGGACGGCAACTCGCTGGGGCCGGTCTCCGACGCGGCGGTGGCGAGCCTCGAGCGGGCGGTCGAGGAGTGGCGCGAACTCGCCATCCGCGGGTGGACCGACGCGGAGCCGCCGTGGTTCTACTACGGCGAGCGGCTCGGCGACGAGCTGGCGCCGCTCGTGGGAGCCCGCGAGGACGAGGTCGTCGTCGGCAACTCGACGACGGTCAACATCCACACGCTGATCGGCACCTTCCTCGACGCGCTCGAGCGCGGCGAGGTCGGCGAGACGGACGCTCGCGCCGTCTTAGTCAACGACCTCGACTTCCCGACCGACCACTACGCGATCCGCGCCCAGCTGCGCCAGCGCGGGCTCGACCCGGACGAGCACTGCCACCTCGTCGAGAGCCGCGACGGCCGGACGATCGAAACCGACGATATCGTCGCGGCGATGGACGAGGAGGACGTCGGCATCGTCTTCATGCCGTCGGTGCTCTACCGCAGCGGCCAGCTACTCGACGTCGAGCGGATCACCGAGGCGGCCCACGAGCGGGGCATCCTCGCGGGGTTCGACCTCGCCCACTCGATCGGCGCGGTTCCGCACGAGCTCTCTGCGGTGGGCGTCGACTTCGCGGTCTGGTGTAGCTACAAGTACATGAACGCCGGACCGGGCGCTATTGCGGGCCTCTACGTCAACGAGGATCACTTCGGGCTCACGCCCGCGCTGGCGGGCTGGTGGGGCCACCACAAGGAGACGCAGTTCGAACTGAACCTCGAGTACACGCCCGCCGAGACCGCTGGCGCCTGGCAGATCGGTACGATTCCGGTGCTCTCCGCGGCGCCGCTCGAGGGTGCGATCGAGATCACCCGCGAGGCCGGCATCGAGGCGATCCGCGAGAAGTCACTCGAACTGACCTCCTACCTCATTAGCCTCACCGACGAGCACCTGGCCGATCGCGGCGTTTCCGTCGGGACGCCGCGGGAACCGGAGCGGCGGGGCGGCCACGTCGCCCTCGAGCACGCCGACGCCTACCGGATCAGCCAGGCGCTGCGCGACCGGGGGATCGTCGTCGACTTCCGGCCGCCGAACGTGATCCGGGTCTGCCCGGCCCCGCTGTACACCGGCTACCGCGACGTCCGCGAGGTCGTCGACGCGGTCGCGGAGATCGTCGACGAGGCGGAGTACGAGGAGTACGAGCGCCAGGGAGACGGCGTCACGTAG